The DNA region TTAAGACTCAGCCAAAATCTAAATGTTCTCCCAGTTTCTGTCATGTAGTGTAGCTGCCCACATGTCTGAGAAGGACTTACTGTGACAACAGCCCACCTGCTGATCTCTACCACCACCTACTGACAGTAAaagtataacacacagaaagacggcttgtgctttaaaaaataaaaataagatatCTCAAGGTAGGATACTGTAGCTGTTATTTAGGTGGAGGCAAGAAAAGCAAGAAGATGAAGTCTGACGTGAAAGTTTTTGTTCTAAAAGCCTTCATAGAAAAAATCTGATATATTTCTTTCAGAATGTAGCTATGCTGAAAACTACTTATCAGGCCTGACTGTTGATCGTTGTTATTTTGTGGAAACACTTCTTTTAGTCATCAGATAAGTCACCACTGAGCTCTAACCCTCATTTTGTATCCTTTTCACAGCCAACTTTAAATATTGTACTGTACATGAAATCTCCACCACTGGAAACAAAGTACACTTCTTAcgttgttctttctttttaggGGAACTTGATATAGATGTTTCTGATACTCCTTGCCGCAGTGACCTTGCAGTTAAACTTACCTGCAGGCCCAGCCAGAGGCAAATATGTAAAATGTTGAGCATCTCCTGGGTTTCGCTTTAAAACGTAATACCAGTCAAAGCCCAAATGGTTCAGTGACTACAGAAAATCCAAAAAGAATATAATTTTGTTAAATGTTATTGTCAGAACtgcaaaacatgaaaacaacatTGTAATGCATAATTAACACTTTTTTCAGTTATTATtgtactttctttaaaaaagaaaaaagaaaggaagttGCAAAAATGTCTAAAAAGTAACACGTACAATCACTATACAACATTGGTAGGACAgcgaaggggggaaaaaaacactcgGGTGTCATCTTCACTTAGCAACAATGTAACATTTAAGGGGAAATTTGCTTTATACAGCATACAGAAAGAATGTACATCTTCTACACCAAGGTCCAAAGCAAACTCCATTGCATTCCATTACTGTGATGTACAAAATTGTATCACAATAGTGTAAAACTCCCCCAAAAGAAATGTTAACATAACAACTTTAAATTATATGAAATAAGCAGCTGCGGAAGACTCTCTGCTCCATAAACAGCGGCAGTGTGAATGAGCCGGAACGTGTCGCAGAGGGATCCTGTGAGCATATGGCTGAGTATAGCACAAGACTCAGAAATGATTCTTAATTGGTCACACCACTGAACGCAGTCACAAACTCATAGTCTCACCATTTTGTCTCACACAAGATAGAGACAGCCCTGCATACAATATACAATTTGAAGATGGAAAGTAAGATGAAAGTTGCTGTAGAATCCTGCCAACCAGAAACTTAAACTCCAAATCTGATACTGTCTGATCCTAAAAGACAGGGCTGCAGGGCTGACCGTTGATGATGACTTTTTTTGTGGAATCGCTTCTTTACTTGGGCCAAACGATGTGTTAATGCTCAAATAATTCATAGCTGagctctgttttcattttgtagcCTTTTTTACAGCCAAACAGTACAAAGTGCAGAGATTACTGTACAGAAGATTTGCACtgatgaaaacacaaaaaaacccacaaacactTGCTACACTTTTTGTTCTTCTTATGGAAAGTTAGTATAGATGTTTCCGGGACTCCTTGCAGCAGTGACCTTGCAGCTGAATTTTTCTGCAGGCTCAGCCAGAGGCAAATATGAATGGTTAAGAAGGTCACTGCATAAGCAAGGTGAGAAGCAGACGGAGCCATCAGAGCAGGAACACGTGGGAAGGTACTCATCTCCTATCTCATGGTCTCCTTTCTCTGTCACATGCTCATATATGTAAGTGTTTGCTTGTGAGCAGAGAAAGATACTGTCTTTGTTGAGAGTCACGTAGTCTGGAAAGATTTCTGTCCCCGGGCTTCCATCTACCAGTTCGCTACTGGTGAAGCTCCCTTCTGATgacaggagctcagtgaattcttCTGACGGCTTCCTAAACTCGGAAACCTCTTCTTCAGACATGATCTCCACTACAGATGTAGTGGTTTCCTCGGAGCACAGCTTTTCTAGAACAGGATGATCCTATAGTGTGCAGGGATTTATGTGTAATAAGGAAACAAAAATATCATTTGAAAGTGCTTTCATTTGGAGCAAgcttaacttttgtttttcttaaaaaaaacaaaaaacatactgCTATTAGTTTTgatcaaaatattttttgacatctaaatgtaaaaaatgcatttaaatcctTGCTGACTTTGATGTGTAACACTGGTGATGAGAGCGGTATCTATGGTTACAGCCCAAAGATGAAGCAGCACTTTTCAGTGGAGAAGTCTACAAGAAGGTAGTTCATCAGGTTAGACTCACAACGAGGGACATGCTTCTAGTTTTCTACCATGAATTCGACCCTCAGGGTGAGACTGTCAGTATAGAGTTCTACTGTATTAGATACTGTAATGAGTTAAAAGATCACTATTTATTAATATCATTAatattaattcatttaaaagCAAGGACTTTTTTATATAATGAGAGTCTGAAACCTTATCATCATGCCACAAAGATGTCACAAAACTGATCTAAATTCATACTGTAGATATTTTCCAAGACCAAATAAAATACCGATCAGAGTATTCCAATAAAtagttgctgtttttttgctaTGGGTGGGCCTGCAGGAGTTTTGTGATCACACATAATATCTGGTTCTAGTCCATTTTTCCAAGAAAACCAGGATGAAAGTACCTGTAATGCAGTTAAATAACTTACCCTTTTCTGCGTGTTGATCTCTGTCAGATAGCCTTGCAAGACTTTCTCAGGGTTTGGAATTGGTGGCCAAAAATACTGCTTGACCTTCCTATAAGAATGCACAAAAGAGAGGAAACATGTCCTTAAATCTTTTTATGTCATaaaatttagtttaaaaaaatctcttatAAAAGAAAGGGAACATCTTAGTTTGGAGTTCCTTATAGGTGATTAAAATTTTGAATAGctgtgagaaaaataaaatctaccTGATGTGCAGGGCACACACGGCGGTGCTGATGGTGGCTGTTATCAGTATAAACATTGGGATACACACGATGAGCAACATGCCTGAAAATGCAATGCATCAAAGTTTGAAATGTATCATATCTGTTTGTTCCCTTACAGCAACAAAGAACATCATTGTACATAAAGATAACATTTCAAACTACTAAAAGTTAAATAAACTACTTGCTTCTAGTTCTTAGAAAGGAGTAAACTACTCATCTCTACCTagtgatattttttattttactttatggTCAAGTTTGTATTTATTGAATTTTTGATCTTGTTGGAGGCTTACCTGTGTAACTGAGGGAGTCACTGGGGTTTTCACCAGCGAACACATTGGACCAATCACTCCAGAAGCCAGAGTAAATTTGCCCAGCGGGTTTAGCTCTGACCCTGACTCTGTACTGGCTGCCTGCTGGAACCTCAACACATGCTTCTGTCTTAGGGCCCTTTACCATCTCTGGACGGAAATACTGAAACAGAAAGGGAACAAAATcacattattatattattatagtaTGTTATTTCCTTTGCATTCTTTGACAATACCTTTGAGATTTCTCTTAAAAAGCACTCATGCATGTGATTTAATGGGCTCGCTGCACATAAACTGAAAAAGTTCAATGCTGGCGCCATCTGGTGGTAAGATCAAGCAGCCTTTAGCAGCCATGACACTGCTTAGACCTCATACCATTGGTCCACAAACAGAAATATGTGCCATCATGATAATTCTAAATAGTTTTGAAGGGAATCTAAAGGGCAGGAAGGAAGATATATTCAATTCAAACATGGCCCTTGGATGTCAGTAAAGACagcgcacacatacacagctaCTTACCTTCCATCCTTCATATTCTTTCAGCTGGTGGTCAAATTCATACTGTAGGTAATTCGACAGTGACGGAAGAGGAGCGTCCCATTTCAAGCACAACTTATCTTTCTTGAGGATTCTTTTCAGATGAGTTGGTGGGGATGTTTTgactgcaaagaaaaaaatctctcaTAAGACCTTGTCTCAGGTTTGATCAGTGAAAAGGAGGCCCACAAGACTAACTGAAAGTTTCCTTCAAGAAATCCAGGCAAGCTTAAGAGCTAACAAACCTCTGCCTTTCCTCCAAATTGAAAGGTTAGTGAGGTAAACAAAGTCTGAACATGTTCACAACTGACCAGAGGactattgtatatatt from Pelmatolapia mariae isolate MD_Pm_ZW linkage group LG17, Pm_UMD_F_2, whole genome shotgun sequence includes:
- the mpl gene encoding thrombopoietin receptor, with translation MNFLYRLGIFLNILWIQAFFVPGLQCNLSEEDVLFLKDEPNPKCFSRTTYDFTCFFETADNRTYNLFYSIDFPAQRCELSVQRTEKGTLLHICSFPEVMWFVDYILTVTESFTNATIYTRTLEMSDHVLLDPPVNLSLHPNGQVGQLNPSWTSNIKDVLVKYRIEYSSEVLYKEKEDNTLDSLKEGEEVKVQVAIKPEIPFDGPWSRWSDPARAVVPQSADDTALLCFTSDLKNVTCHWNSSKYDKNNFGLFYQILHSKTSRWTSWTECVADEKITDLCCFHGGESREVRVKLTNISGPKRRTFYTGAFTLNNSIKTSPPTHLKRILKKDKLCLKWDAPLPSLSNYLQYEFDHQLKEYEGWKYFRPEMVKGPKTEACVEVPAGSQYRVRVRAKPAGQIYSGFWSDWSNVFAGENPSDSLSYTGMLLIVCIPMFILITATISTAVCALHIRKVKQYFWPPIPNPEKVLQGYLTEINTQKRDHPVLEKLCSEETTTSVVEIMSEEEVSEFRKPSEEFTELLSSEGSFTSSELVDGSPGTEIFPDYVTLNKDSIFLCSQANTYIYEHVTEKGDHEIGDEYLPTCSCSDGSVCFSPCLCSDLLNHSYLPLAEPAEKFSCKVTAARSPGNIYTNFP